One region of Sebastes fasciatus isolate fSebFas1 chromosome 1, fSebFas1.pri, whole genome shotgun sequence genomic DNA includes:
- the LOC141767743 gene encoding SUZ RNA-binding domain-containing-like, whose product MEDEEVAESWEEAADSGEIERRLEAKLKINQEAVKKSSLVSIGSPVRTAIVIQDDSQPAAPPPQIRILKRPSNNGTAGNLASSTRPSQQMKSLAQREAEYAEARRRILGSASSDDTPQDNPCQDRPARMSVQQPSEPVRPNNHVIRQPTGPDGTSGFRLCR is encoded by the exons ATGGAGGATGAAGAGGTGGCAGAGAGCTGGGAGGAGGCAGCGGACAGCGGG GAAATAGAGAGAAGGCTCGAGGCtaaactgaaaataaatcaGGAGGCAGTAAA GAAGTCCAGCTTGGTTTCGATCGGCTCACCTGTTCGAACTGCTATTGTAATCCAGGATGACTCTCAGCCTGCTGCACCCCCACCACAAATTCGAATTTTGAAACGTCCTTCAAATAATGGTACTGCAGGAAACCTCGCATCCTCGACTCGTCCCTCTCAGCAGATGAAGTCTTTGGCCCAGCGGGAGGCGGAGTACGCAGAAGCACGAAGAAGGATCTTGGGTAGTGCGTCCTCAGATGATACGCCTCAGGACAATCCATGCCAGGACAG GCCAGCTCGTATGAGCGTGCAGCAACCATCAGAACCAGTTCGTCCAAACAATCATGTGATCCGCCAGCCCACTGGCCCAGATGGCACCTCAGGCTTCCGGCTCTGCAGATAA
- the fbxo42 gene encoding F-box only protein 42, with protein sequence MSRSPDNEDGCFVAMDTEDDGGEPAGITEEEEANMGSCRQEGNMDSGAKGGGRTMVELPEEVLEYILSFLSPYQEHKTAALVCKQWYRLIKGVAYQCYHGFLRAVQEGNIQWESRTYPYPGTPITQRFSHSACYYDSNQSMYVFGGCTQSSCNAAFNDLWRLDLNSKEWIRPLASGSYPSPKAGATLVMHKDLLVLFGGWTRPSPYPLHQPERFFDEIHTYSPSKNWWNCIVTTHGPPPMAGHSSSVIGNTMVVFGGSLGARQMSNEVWVLDLEQWSWSKPPISGPSPHPRGGQSQIVIDDQTLLILGGCGGPNALLKDAWLLHMDSPPWTWQHLQVENEDHGAPELWCHPACRVGQCVVVFSQAPSGRAPLSPSLNSRPSPISATPAPMGPEPPSLRSQSPVRSGAAGVVLGAVEEAPCVNGRWGTLRPRPSARGSAREGSPSSPQQPSPSRGPDSPPLPPLPPLLNGSSPSPRTSPAQAASPSSRPLPSASTDYGWESPPSAAHHPEVPSTNGLHTPPAGSPHTPPGAVSPAALRRGLEAVKNKSSSSIPSSSSSSSLQTQGASPGGGSGGSGSGGAGPSGTPPSSSSSPPQAAAADGHAIPPIARRLGHHPPQSLNVGKPLYQSLNCKPMQMYVLDVSRAKSAGVVSWRVYGNGTPAAVTGPPETSLHTVVQGRGELIIFGGLMDKKQNVKYYPKTNALYFVRAKR encoded by the exons ATGTCCCGCTCCCCTGATAATGAGGATGGATGCTTTGTTGCCATGGATACAGAGGACGATGGTGGAGAGCCTGCTGGGataacagaggaagaagaggcaaACATGGGGTCCTGCCGACAAGAAGGGAACATGGACAGCGGTGccaaaggaggagggaggacaaTGGTGGAGTTGCCAGAGGAAGTTCTTGAATATATTCTGTCCTTCCTCTCACCTTACCAGGAGCACAAGACTGCTGCGCTCGTATGTAAGCAGTGGTATCGCCTCATCAAAG GTGTTGCTTATCAGTGCTACCACGGTTTCTTGAGAGCTGTCCAGGAGGGGAATATCCAGTGGGAAAGTCGCACATACCCATATCCAGGAACCCCGATCACTCAGCGCTTCTCACACA GTGCATGTTATTATGACTCAAACCAGTCCATGTATGTGTTTGGGGGTTGCACTCAGAGTAGCTGCAATGCTGCCTTCAATGATTTGTGGAGACTTGACCTCAACAGCAAGGAGTGGATCCGCCCTTTAGCCTCAG gcTCTTATCCCTCTCCTAAAGCTGGGGCAACTCTAGTGATGCACAAAGATCTGTTAGTGCTGTTTGGGGGATGGACTCGCCCCAGCCCATATCCACTGCACCAACCAGAAAGGTTTTTTGATGAAATCCACACCTACTCTCCTTCGAAGAACTG GTGGAACTGCATAGTAACAACACATGGACCACCGCCTATGGCTGGCCACTCTTCCTCTGTGATTGGAAACACCATGGTGGTGTTTGGGGGATCACTAGGAGCACGGCAAAT GAGTAATGAAGTCTGGGTTCTGGATCTGGAGCAGTGGTCCTGGTCCAAACCACCCATATCTGGCCCGTCACCCCACCCGCGAGGAGGCCAATCACAA ATTGTGATTGACGATCAGACCTTGCTCATCTTGGGAGGCTGTGGCGGTCCTAATGCA ctccttAAAGATGCCTGGCTCCTCCACATGGATTCACCGCCGTGGACGTGGCAGCATCTGCAGGTGGAAAACGAGGACCACGGGGCCCCGGAGCTGTGGTGTCACCCAGCATGTAGA GTGGGCCAGTGTGTGGTGGTTTTCTCACAGGCTCCGTCTGGCCGTGCACCACTCAGCCCAAGTCTTAACTCTCGGCCCTCCCCCATAAGTGCCACGCCTGCCCCTATGGGCCCCGAACCGCCTTCCCTGCGCTCTCAGTCTCCCGTTCGGAGCGGCGCTGCCGGTGTCGTCCTGGGAGCTGTTGAAGAAGCTCCCTGTGTAAACGGCCGATGGGGCACGCTGAGACCTCGGCCTTCAGCGAGAGGAAGTGCCAGAGAAGGGAGCCCATCCTCTCCCCAACAGCCGTCTCCGTCACGAGGCCCAGAcagccctcctcttcctccacttcCCCCGTTATTAAATGGATCCTCCCCTTCACCAAGGACCAGCCCAGCCCAGGCTGCATCTCCTTCCTCTCGCCCTCTCCCATCTGCCTCCACAGACTATGGCTGGGAGTCTCCCCCCTCTGCCGCTCACCACCCTGAGGTGCCCAGCACCAACGGCCTGCATACACCTCCTGCAGGCTCCCCACACACTCCCCCAGGAGCAGTGTCCCCCGCTGCCTTACGACGAGGTCTGGAGgcagtgaaaaacaaatctTCCTCCTCTATACCgtcctcatcatcatcgtctTCCCTTCAGACGCAGGGGGCTTCTCCTGGAGGAGgaagtggtggtagtggtagtggagGAGCGGGTCCTTCTGGAACCCCTCCGTCATCATCCTCCAGCCCTCCACAGGCTGCTGCAGCTGATGGACACGCTATCCCACCTATCGCACGGCGTCTTGGCCATCACCCTCCCCAAAGCTTGAACGTAGGGAAGCCTCTGTATCAGTCTCTCAACTGCAAGCCCATGCAGATGTATGTGTTAGACGTGTCCAGGGCCAAGTCTGCCGGGGTGGTGTCCTGGAGAGTTTACGGGAACGGGACTCCCGCCGCGGTTACAGGGCCTCCTGAGACCAGCCTTCACACAGTGGTACAGGGCAGGGGAGAGCTCATCATTTTTGGGGGCCTCATGGACaagaaacagaatgtgaagTACTACCCTAAAACCAACGCCTTGTACTTTGTACGAGCTAAAAGGTAG
- the slc25a34 gene encoding solute carrier family 25 member 34, whose amino-acid sequence MTSAQLLKTSPEESVFGAQPSHRMASTVSTVPCGVLGRSPPPPAVWPPLDFALGALACCAACVFTNPLEVVKTRLQLQGELRARGSYQRHYRGVLQALWVVGRTDGLRGLQKGLSVGLMYQGVMNGVRLGSYSYCESLGITSYHGGSLLSGAGAGALGALIASPAYLVKTHLQAQTVEAIAVGHQHNHLGASDAFVTIYRRDGLIGLWRGVNGAVPRVMVGSAAQLATFTSAKEWVSHSQWFSPNNGLTALIAAMISGVAVAISMTPFDVISTRLYNQPVDEFRRGRLYHGFSDCMLKVCQSEGLLGLYKGMGPVFVRLAPHTVLSMLFWDLMRQQTVKDNQSQGRN is encoded by the exons ATGACCAGCGCTCAGCTGCTGAAAACTTCCCCAGAAGAGTCTGTGTTCGGTGCCCAGCCGTCCCACAGGATGGCATCCACCGTGTCCACTGTACCCTGCGGTGTCCTCGGACGCTCGCCGCCCCCTCCGGCCGTCTGGCCTCCTCTGGATTTCGCCCTGGGTGCTCTCGCCTGCTGCGCCGCCTGTGTGTTCACCAACCCCCTGGAGGTTGTAAAGACCCGTCTGCAGCTTCAGGGAGAGCTGCGTGCTCGGGGGTCCTACCAGAGACACTACCGTGGGGTCCTGCAGGCCCTCTGGGTGGTGGGCCGCACAGACGGGCTCCGGGGCCTGCAGAAGGGGCTCTCGGTGGGGCTGATGTACCAGGGTGTGATGAACGGCGTGAGGCTGggctcctactcctactgtgaATCTCTGGGCATCACCTCCTACCACGGGGGCAGTCTGCTGTCAGGGGCCGGGGCCGGGGCGCTGGGGGCCCTCATTGCCTCGCCTGCCTACCTG GTGAAGACCCACCTGCAGGCTCAGACTGTGGAAGCCATAGCAGTAGGCCACCAGCACAACCATCTG GGCGCGTCTGATGCCTTTGTTACCATCTATAGAAGAGACGGTTTAATTGGTCTTTGGAGGGGTGTGAACGGGGCCGTGCCTCGAGTCATGGTGGGATCAGCTGCTCAACTGGCAACCTTCACCTCGGCCAAGGAATGGGTGTCACATTCCCAG TGGTTTAGTCCAAACAACGGGCTCACGGCTCTGATAGCCGCCATGATCAGTGGAGTCGCCGTGGCGATCAGCATGACACCGTTTGACGTCATTAGTACAAGGCTCTACAACCAGCCGGTGGATGAGTTTCGTAGG gGGCGTCTGTACCACGGCTTTTCAGATTGTATGCTGAAGGTGTGCCAATCCGAGGGCCTGCTGGGCTTGTATAAAGGCATGGGTCCTGTCTTCGTGCGCTTGGCCCCACACACAGTGCTCAGCATGCTGTTCTGGGATCTGATGaggcaacagacagtgaaggacAACCAGAGCCAGGGAAGGAACTAA
- the LOC141767770 gene encoding transmembrane protein 82-like, translating to MFFPFSWILGAPEWTSFDSNPIDCFFQGLVGACGISVLCNLMRVYNFIQTCSDSDTETESKQRSSSPGHFLRGTWTTALQFWSLTVLLSLVGSRVSSLIVLEFSLRAVSAWVSAGLDANGRGLDLLLIQCQFSLGCGLTCTLDFLHKGAPRSSISLFLAAALSWALASVSRSLWSHVAKLYPLHSRERYCGKCITLLASGHTILASLQTAVVLAFALAAAASTATVYDHFLSQKDALKFWIPLTLCYTMLVVYIQEDQQRHTGTQALLHTVVLRLGALLVLMLTVGEWSDVLHVLITFLGEAVCLLPSQDLLQAVLQEEEDTSFRKHEQSSSHKTRKLTMKTSSDDS from the exons atgttttttcccTTCTCCTGGATCCTGGGAGCTCCTGAATGGACGTCTTTTGATTCAAACCCAattgactgtttttttcaaG GTCTTGTGGGTGCATGTGGAATATCAGTGCTGTGCAATTTGATGAGAGTTTACAACTTCATCCAGACATGCAG TGATTCTGATACTGAAACTGAAAGCAAACAGAGGTCATCCTCACCTGGCCATTTTCTGAGAGGGACCTGGACAACAGCTCTGCAGTTCTGGTCCTTGACAGTCCTCCTGTCTCTGGTGGGCTCGAGGGTTTCCTCTCTGATAGTGCTggagttttctctcagagctgTTTCTGCCTGGGTATCAGCAGGACTG GATGCCAATGGCAGAGGCCTAGACCTGCTCCTGATCCAGTGCCAGTTCTCCCTGGGCTGCGGCCTCACCTGTACTCTTGACTTCCTCCATAAGGGGGCTCCACGCAGCTCCATCAGTTTGTTTCtggctgctgctctcagctgGGCACTGGCAAGTGTCAGCCGCAGTCTGTGGAGCCATGTGGCCAAACTCTACCCACTGCATAGCAGAGAGCGTTACTGTGGGAAGTGCATCACCCTCCTGGCCTCTGGACACACCATACTGGCCTCGCTACAGACAGCGGTTGTCTTGGCCTTTGCTCTAGCAGCTGCGGCTTCCACCGCTACGGTTTATGACCACTTCCTGTCCCAGAAGGATGCTCTAAAGTTTTGGATTCCACTGACACTCTGCTACACCATGTTGGTGGTCTACATTCAAG AGGACCAGCAGCGGCACACTGGCACACAGGCCCTGCTGCACACTGTCGTGCTGCGACTGGGAGCCTTACTGGTGCTCATGCTGACCGTGGGTGAGTGGTCGGATGTCCTCCACGTCCTCATCACGTTCCTGGGTGAAGCAGTCTGCCTGCTGCCCTCTCAGGACCTGCTGCAAGCCGTGTTACAG gaagaagaagacacaAGCTTCAGAAAACATGAACAGAGCTCCAGTCACAAAACAAGAAAACTCACAATGAAAACATCATCAGATGACAGTTGA